A region from the Dysidea avara chromosome 15, odDysAvar1.4, whole genome shotgun sequence genome encodes:
- the LOC136246021 gene encoding uncharacterized protein isoform X1, which translates to MDNKQQSNIEPSEYCNNCDELFPLTQLPKHVELCYRSGVGTGEERSVEEVQNVISVTGSSGSSTSTARLTSGSSGSSTSTTTVNPATGSGGSSTFTRMTPVSGNSGSSTSTTTVNTATESGGSGNTFTTRITPGMAYLLKVCTCVRNVSEVKNQISKCYMKSAALVKNVQFRLSRPEFSVAP; encoded by the exons ATGGATAATAAGCAGCAG AGCAACATTGAGCCATCAGAATATTGCAATAACTGTGATGAGTTGTTTCCTTTGACTCAACTCCCAAAGCATGTGGAATTATG CTATAGATCTGGAGTTGGAACTGGAGAAGAAAGAAGTGTGGAAGAGGTGCAGAATGTTATTTCAG TTACAGGCAGTAGTGGGAGTTCCACCTCCACAGCAAGATTGACTTCAG GTAGTAGTGGGAGCTCTACCTCCACGACAACAGTGAATCCAG CTACAGGAAGTGGTGGGAGTTCCACCTTTACAAGAATGACTCCAG TTTCAGGAAATAGTGGGAGTTCCACTTCCACGACAACAGTGAATACAG CTACAGAAAGTGGTGGGAGTGGGAACACCTTTACAACAAGAATAACTCCAGGTATGGCTTACCTACTTaaagtatgcacatgtgtgcgTAATGTATCAGAAGTTAAAAATCAAATCTCCAAGTGCTACATGAAGTcagctgccttggtaaaaaatGTTCAATTCAGGctcagcaggcctgagttttcaGTGGCGccctga
- the LOC136245958 gene encoding uncharacterized protein translates to MLVLVVLLVLLGTTCLPDGVEANNNVQEVHTILPYHQLMTPKWIHDHAILTTPHALHSQYIEFPSGVQFERMLRQQLVPPNVLSSTDSVAITITIAMDTQVANGADHDLQIGISDKASFVGFLAHDKDNYLSISPCILREADISTGILQNGAGGSGPLVISRCYSGEIRIQIKPTEKWGSCHTEHDEGYTNIANYRRLLDLTKGLYLEMYCHSPLEKYRIKYIVVDINLD, encoded by the exons ATGTTAGTACTAGTAGTTCTCCTTGTGTTATTGGGAACAACTTGTCTGCCTGATGGAGTGGAGGCTAACAACAAt GTTCAGGAGGTACACACCATCCTACCCTACCATCAACTGATGACTCCAAAATGGATACATGATCATGCCATATTAACCACACCACATGCCCTTCATTCTCAATATATTGAGTTTCCCTCTGGTGTACAATTTGAACGAATGTTACGACAACAACTGGTACCTCCTAATGTCCTATCATCTACTGATAGTGTTGCCATTACAATCACTATTGCTATGGACACTCAAGTAGCTAATGGTGCAGACCATGACCTGCAAATAGGAATAAGTGATAAAGCCTCTTTTGTGGGATTTTTAGCACATGATAAAGACAATTATCTTTCTATCTCACCATGTATCCTTCGAGAAGCTGACATAAGTACAGGAATTCTTCAAAATGGTGCTGGAGGAAGTGGCCCACTAGTGATTTCTCGGTGTTACTCTGGTGAGATAAGGATTCAGATCAAACCAACAGAGAAATGGGGATCCTGTCACACAGAACATGATGAAGGATATACTAATATTGCTAACTATCGACGTCTTCTAGACCTCACCAAAGGATTGTACCTTGAGATGTACTGCCATAGTCCTTTGGAAAAGTATCGTATTAAATACATTGTAGTAGATATCAACCTGGACTAG
- the LOC136246021 gene encoding putative uncharacterized protein DDB_G0277255 isoform X2, with amino-acid sequence MDNKQQSNIEPSEYCNNCDELFPLTQLPKHVELCYRSGVGTGEERSVEEVQNVISGSSGSSTSTARLTSGSSGSSTSTTTVNPATGSGGSSTFTRMTPVSGNSGSSTSTTTVNTATESGGSGNTFTTRITPGMAYLLKVCTCVRNVSEVKNQISKCYMKSAALVKNVQFRLSRPEFSVAP; translated from the exons ATGGATAATAAGCAGCAG AGCAACATTGAGCCATCAGAATATTGCAATAACTGTGATGAGTTGTTTCCTTTGACTCAACTCCCAAAGCATGTGGAATTATG CTATAGATCTGGAGTTGGAACTGGAGAAGAAAGAAGTGTGGAAGAGGTGCAGAATGTTATTTCAG GCAGTAGTGGGAGTTCCACCTCCACAGCAAGATTGACTTCAG GTAGTAGTGGGAGCTCTACCTCCACGACAACAGTGAATCCAG CTACAGGAAGTGGTGGGAGTTCCACCTTTACAAGAATGACTCCAG TTTCAGGAAATAGTGGGAGTTCCACTTCCACGACAACAGTGAATACAG CTACAGAAAGTGGTGGGAGTGGGAACACCTTTACAACAAGAATAACTCCAGGTATGGCTTACCTACTTaaagtatgcacatgtgtgcgTAATGTATCAGAAGTTAAAAATCAAATCTCCAAGTGCTACATGAAGTcagctgccttggtaaaaaatGTTCAATTCAGGctcagcaggcctgagttttcaGTGGCGccctga